Proteins encoded within one genomic window of Balaenoptera ricei isolate mBalRic1 chromosome 10, mBalRic1.hap2, whole genome shotgun sequence:
- the GPRC5D gene encoding G-protein coupled receptor family C group 5 member D — MYEHCREPTGDYYFLCDTTGAWSTVLESLAATGIAVTVLLLLAFVFLMRRVQDCSQWNVLPTQFLFLLGVLGLFSLAFAFIIQLNQQTAPIRYFLFGVLFALCFSCLLAHASNLVKLVWGQVSSSWTTILCIAIGVSLLQTIIATEYVTLIMTRGTMFMDMTPYQLNVDFVVLLVYVLFLMALTFFVSKATFCGPCENWKQHGRLIFVTVLISIIIWVAWISMLMRGNPQLQRQPEWDDPVLCIALVTNAWVFLLLYIIPELCFLYRSCQQDCPLQGNACPLPVYERSFRAENQQLSRVQDGDGAEEDVALTEYGNPILLHTVDPTQEDFIPWAKGSPQQDAE, encoded by the exons ATGTATGAGCACTGCAGAGAGCCCACTGGGGACTATTACTTCCTCTGTGACACCACGGGAGCGTGGAGCACTGTTCTGGAGTCCCTGGCAGCCACTGGCATAGCAGTTACAGTTTTGCTGCTCCTGGCATTTGTCTTCCTCATGAGAAGGGTTCAAGACTGCAGCCAGTGGAATGTCCTCCCCACGCAgttcctcttcctcctgggcGTGCTGGGGCTCTTCAGCCTTGCTTTTGCCTTCATCATCCAGCTCAATCAGCAGACCGCCCCCATCCGCTACTTTCTCTTTGGGGTCCTCTTTGCTCTCTGTTTCTCATGCCTCTTGGCTCATGCCTCCAACCTGGTGAAGCTGGTCTGGGGTCAAGTGTCCTCCTCTTGGACGACAATTCTGTGCATTGCTATTGGTGTCAGCCTGTTGCAGACGATCATCGCCACCGAGTATGTGACTCTCATCATGACCAGAGGTACAATGTTCATGGATATGACACCCTATCAACTCAACGTGGACTTCGTGGTCCTCCTGGTTTACGTCCTCTTCCTGATGGCCCTCACGTTCTTCGTCTCCAAAGCCACCTTCTGTGGGCCGTGTGAGAACTGGAAGCAGCACGGAAGGCTCATCTTCGTCACCGTGCTCATCTCCATCATCATCTGGGTGGCGTGGATCTCCATGCTCATGAGAGGCAACCCACAGCTCCAGCGGCAGCCCGAGTGGGACGACCCTGTCCTCTGCATCGCCCTGGTCACCAACGCGTGGGTTTTCCTGCTGCTGTACATCATACCGGAGCTGTGCTTTCTCTATAGATCGTGTCAGCAGGATTGCCCTCTGCAAGGCAATGCCTGCCCACTCCCAGTTTATGAACGCAGCTTCAGAGCGGAGAATCAGCAACTCTCAAGAG TCCAAGACGGTGATGGAGCTGAGGAGGATGTAGCATTAACTGAATATGGTAACCCCA TTCTTTTGCATACTGTTGATCCCACACAGGAGGATTTCATCCCTTGGGCTAAAGGAAGCCCTCAGCAAGATGCAGAATGA